A window of the Falco rusticolus isolate bFalRus1 chromosome 1, bFalRus1.pri, whole genome shotgun sequence genome harbors these coding sequences:
- the LOC119158373 gene encoding crossover junction endonuclease EME1-like, protein MFGDSESEDGLVTGTSLLHPAAMPPSSPPPASQPEQGQPPTASPEEGMVVKVVVEETSEGEEQDNKGKEQDSESEEQDSEEDGGDGFEHEYGYGYYENYLLEEDEGVFMENEEEEEDEDEDEEEFIPLRDRLRMSVLASRMAAAEPPPASGRDAEALAGPSDGSHLLAPGSREPLVAQVPSGQVFDGNRNSPRGAKRLCGCLLAGSPSELSGQPGSSTASSGSLEEAPAAKKARLGAEGSGAARGDAWQRREQNARAQMPQAQQLGRSQERIAVVIDPVLLQKAGGVHVLRALQAEKYCCVEASQAIPCSISWRRKIQVDAGTEWVEEERVLTVLQLEDFMGMVYNYKQVAQGSAGQLTTLSGYVTYMMEAMPQKIIALAVVGVEEYFRIQSKKKPPQAAASVNQEEEQGSLRNPGITRRDVEEALVDLQVSKQVQIQMFESWEELGEFVTMFTKAVAEAPFRRAKEETDFPFYSGPGCCGGPKVDHVVNGLLQVWKRQLEQIRQVNFAMAEAIAAAFPSPQLLYQAYSRLTSETERENLLVNIPSCSGAGGTFQAVRPYLSRQIYQQTTSYNPSLYLNYNP, encoded by the exons ATGTTCGGCGACTCGGAGTCTGAGGACGGGCTGGTTACCGGAACCTCCCTGCTACACCCGGCAGCAATGCCGCCCTCGTCTCCACCCCCGGCCTCCCAGCCggagcaggggcagcccccGACTGCCTCTCCCGAGGAGGGGATGGTGGTCAAAGTGGTTGTGGAGGAGACCAGTGAGGGCGAGGAGCAGGACAACAAGGGCAAGGAGCAGGACAGCGAGAGCGAGGAGCAGGACAGTGAGGAAGATGGGGGTGATGGGTTTGAGCATGAGTACGGCTACGGATATTATGAGAATTATCTGTTGGAGGAGGATGAGGGTGTGTTCATGGagaatgaggaggaggaggaggatgaggatgaggatgaggaggaatTCATCCCTCTACGTGATAGGCTCAGGATGAGTGTGTTGGCCAGCAGGATGGCAGCTGCTgagcccccccccgccagcgGCAGGGACGCGGAGGCGCTAGCTGGCCCGAGTGATGGTAGCCACCTGCTGGCCCCCGGCAGCAGGGAGCCGCTGGTAGCCCAGGTGCCATCTGGACAAGTGTTCGATGGCAACCGAAACAGCCCCCGCGGCGCAAAGAGACTCTGCGGGTGCCTGCTGGCGGGTTCTCCCTCCGAGCTCTCAGGCCAGCCTGGCAGCTCCACGGCCAGCAGCGGGTCCCTCGAAGAAGCCCCCGCCGCCAAGAAGGCAAGGCTCGGTGCGGAGGGCAGTGGGGCAGCCCGCGGTGATGCTTGGCAGCGGAGGGAGCAGAATGCCCGTGCTCAAATGCCACAAGCCCAGCAGCTAGGGAGGAGCCAGGAACGCATTGCCGTGGTGATAGATCCAG TTCTCTTACAGAAAGCAGGTGGAGTGCATGTCCTCAGGGCTCTGCAGGCTGAAAAGTATTGCTGTGTGGAGGCTAGTCAAGCTATTCCGTGCAGCATCAGCTGGAGGCGAAAAATTCAG GTGGATGCAGGAACTGAATGGGTAGAAGAAGAACGTGTCCTGACTGTGCTTCAGCTGGAGGATTTTATGGGCATGGTTTACAATTACAAACAA GTGGCCCAGGGCTCTGCGGGACAGCTTACGACCCTGTCGGGCTATGTGACTTACATGATGGAGGCGATGCCTCAGAAAATTATTGCATTGGCAGTAGTTGGAGTAGAAGAATATTTCAG AATTCAgtcaaaaaagaaaccaccacaGGCGGCAGCAAGTGTAAACCAAGAAGAGGAACAGGGAAGCCTGAGAAATCCGGGAATAACCAGAAGGGATGTGGAAGAA GCTTTAGTGGATCTGCAGGTGTCCAAACAAGTCCAAATCCAGATGTTTGAGAGCTGGGAGGAGCTCGGAGAATTTGTCACCATGTTCACAAAAGCTGTAGCTGAAGCACCATTCAG GCGAGCAAAAGAGGAGACGGACTTCCCTTTCTACTCGGGTCCGGGGTGCTGTGGAGGGCCGAAGGTGGATCACGTTGTAAATGGTCTCTTGCAAGTTTGGAAGAGGCAGTTAGAACAAATTAGGCAGGTCAACTTTGCGATGGCTGAGGCTATTgcagctgccttcccttctccacaGCTTCTGTACCAG GCCTACAGCAGATTAACCTCGGAGACGGAGCGGGAAAACCTGCTGGTGAACATCCCTTCGTGCAGTGGTGCTGGCGGGACCTTCCAGGCAGTTAGACCATACCTCTCCCGACAGATCTATCAGCAGACCACTTCCTACAACCCTTCTCTCTATTTGAATTACAATCCATAG
- the LOC119153867 gene encoding urotensin-2 receptor-like — protein MSLTEELESHFSATPYMVTDTSEGSLFRIRPNTSANATGDSTPAAGSMEDMIAICTIGTILSLMCVIGVTGNIYTLLVMCHYLRSSASMYIYIINLALADLLYLLTIPFIVGTYFIQKWYFGDIGCRILFSLDFLTMHASIFTLTVMSTERYFAVLKPLDTVKRSKSYRKAIAVIIWLVSLLLTLPMLIMIQLVQRDNKSICLPTWSKLSYKVYLTILFGTSIVGPGVVIGYLYIRLAKIYWVSQTASFKQTKRLPNQKVLYLIFTIVLVFWACFLPFWIWQLLSQYYESFPLSPKVMKNINYLTTCLTYSNSCINPFLYTLLTKNYREYLKNRQRSLSSSSVYFQRRNRFQRISGRSLSMSSQHCTETYVLAHAPLGNSSA, from the coding sequence ATGTCCCTGACCGAGGAGCTGGAGAGCCACTTCTCTGCAACCCCCTACATGGTGACAGACACAAGTGAGGGCAGCCTGTTCAGAATTAGACCCAACACATCTGCCAATGCCACCGGGGACAGCACGCCAGCCGCCGGTTCCATGGAGGACATGATCGCCATCTGCACCATTGGGACAATCCTCTCCCTCATGTGCGTGATTGGGGTGACAGGCAACATCTACACCTTGCTAGTGATGTGCCATTACTTGCGATCATCTGCTTCCATGTATATTTACATCATCAACCTTGCGCTGGCAGACCTACTCTACCTTCTCACCATCCCCTTCATCGTTGGGACCTACTTCATTCAGAAATGGTACTTTGGGGACATTGGCTGTCGCATCCTGTTCAGTTTGGACTTCCTCACCATGCACGCCAGCATCTTCACCCTCACAGTCATGAGCACGGAGCGCTACTTTGCTGTGCTAAAACCCCTGGACACAGTGAAGAGGTCCAAGAGTTACCGAAAGGCCATTGCTGTCATTATCTGGCTGGTGTCACTGCTGCTCACTCTCCCAATGCTCATCATGATCCAGCTGGTGCAAAGGGACAACAAAAGCATCTGCCTGCCCACTTGGAGCAAGCTGTCCTACAAAGTCTATCTCACCATCCTTTTTGGTACCAGCATCGTGGGTCCAGGGGTGGTCATTGGCTACCTTTACATCCGATTAGCAAAGATCTACTGGGTGTCACAAACAGCATCCTTCAAGCAGACCAAGCGGCTGCCAAACCAAAAGGTGCTCTATTTAATCTTCACGATAGTGCTGGTGTTCTGGGCTTGCTTCTTGCCTTTCTGGATATGGCAGCTGCTCTCCCAGTATTATGAATCCTTCCCTTTATCTCCCAAGGTGATGAAGAACATTAATTATCTGACAACCTGCCTGACGTACAGCAACAGCTGCATCAACCCCTTCCTCTACACCTTGCTCACCAAAAACTACCGGGAGTACCTGAAGAACAGGCAGCggtccctcagcagcagcagtgtgtaCTTCCAGAGGAGGAATCGATTTCAGAGGATTTCAGGGAGATCCCTGTCCATGAGCAGTCAGCACTGCACAGAGACATACGTTCTTGCTCATGCTCCTTTAGGAAATAGCAGTGCCTGA